A stretch of the Cucurbita pepo subsp. pepo cultivar mu-cu-16 chromosome LG16, ASM280686v2, whole genome shotgun sequence genome encodes the following:
- the LOC111777874 gene encoding transcription factor FER-LIKE IRON DEFICIENCY-INDUCED TRANSCRIPTION FACTOR → MEHVGKHLMMNINEFELQDFIHGDNFDQYVNLIRGGSENPIFDNLDLDFMNVDNRLDPSAEYILDSNIVMNSDPNSLFSSLESFNSIMKEVENEDEDEDDTSVENSSVTTSKKSKVDRSRTLISERRRRGRMKEKLYALRSLVPNITKMDKASIVGDAVLYVKELQVQAKKLKAEISVLESSINETQTSHRGQNHKKIVQTSHSGQFLPCKIIQLDVFQVEERGFYLRLVCKMGERVAMSLYKVLESLTSFSIQSSNLASASDRFILTATINVRNCEMDMNLPNLKLWLTGALLNHGFEF, encoded by the exons ATGGAGCACGTCGGGAAGCATTTGATGATGAACATCAATGAGTTTGAGCTTCAAGATTTCATCCATGGCGACAACTTCGATCAATATGTGAATCTGATTCGTGGAGGGAGCGAGAATCCGATATTTGATAACCTCGACCTTGATTTTATGAATGTCGACAATCGCCTCGATCCTAGCGCGGAATACATTCTGGATTCCAATATCGTCATGAATTCAGATCCTAATTCTTTGTTTAGTTCATTGGAGAGTTTTAATAGCATCAtgaaagaagttgaaaacgaagatgaagatgaagacgaTACTTCTGTTGAGAACTCTTCCGTCACAACGTCGAAGAAATCGAAGGTCGATCGATCCAGAACTTTGATTTCCGAGCGTAGGAGAAGAGGAAGGATGAAGGAAAAGCTTTATGCATTGCGTTCATTGGTTCCAAATATAACTAAG ATGGATAAGGCTTCCATTGTTGGGGACGCAGTGCTGTACGTGAAGGAGCTACAAGTGCAGGCGAAGAAGCTGAAAGCGGAGATATCAGTTTTGGAATCCTCAATCAACGAAACACAAACGAGTCATCGAGGTCAAAACCACAAGAAGATTGTTCAAACTTCACATTCTGGCCAATTCCTCCCCTGCAAAATAATTCAG CTGGATGTGTTTCAAGTGGAGGAAAGAGGGTTTTATTTGAGGCTGGTATGCAAAATGGGTGAAAGAGTAGCCATGTCTCTTTACAAGGTTCTTGAATCCCTCACCAGCTTCAGTATTCAAAGCTCCAATTTGGCCTCTGCTTCTGACAGATTCATTCTCACAGCTACCATTAAT GTGAGAAATTGTGAGATGGACATGAACTTGCCGAATCTGAAGCTTTGGCTTACGGGGGCACTTCTTAACCATGGATTTGAGTTCTAA